The following coding sequences are from one Deinococcus aerius window:
- a CDS encoding ABC transporter permease translates to MTTTAPVPAPAPKRSRWQLFWTGPAVRKLRRNRLAVTGLIITLVFGLIALFAPLIAAPQGNCLRDLNISTPSAVYNPLGGTFWQAVLAPPRSCYQIERLSFSSTPTPPGPEAVFGTSNGYSIFYGLIWGTRTALKMSFIIVAITLLTGVIIGAISGYYGGWVDNLVQRFIDVLFAMPPLVLTVVLLTILRAKNPGGDPTGPIILAFSIAGWAGYARLVRGDVLRTRQLEYVDAARSLGARDWRLILRHVIPNSLTGVLTIAVLDLGTIPLSVAALSFLGLGFESGYAEWGQLVEFARPWLKPDYWYVLLFPALFIVTFSLAFNLFGDGLRDALDPKSR, encoded by the coding sequence ATGACCACCACTGCTCCTGTTCCCGCCCCCGCCCCCAAGCGCAGCCGCTGGCAGCTGTTCTGGACCGGCCCGGCCGTGCGGAAGCTGCGGCGCAACCGGCTGGCCGTGACCGGCCTGATCATCACGCTGGTGTTCGGCCTGATCGCCCTGTTCGCGCCGCTGATCGCCGCGCCCCAGGGCAACTGCCTGCGCGACCTGAACATCTCCACGCCCAGCGCGGTCTATAACCCCCTGGGCGGCACCTTCTGGCAGGCCGTCCTCGCCCCCCCGCGCAGTTGCTACCAGATCGAGCGCCTCAGCTTCTCCTCGACGCCCACGCCCCCCGGCCCCGAGGCCGTCTTCGGCACCTCCAACGGCTACAGCATCTTTTACGGCCTGATCTGGGGCACCCGCACCGCCCTCAAGATGTCGTTTATCATCGTGGCGATCACGCTGCTCACCGGCGTCATCATCGGGGCGATCAGCGGCTACTACGGGGGCTGGGTGGACAATCTGGTGCAGCGCTTTATCGACGTGCTGTTCGCCATGCCGCCCCTGGTTCTCACGGTCGTGCTGCTGACCATCCTGCGGGCCAAGAACCCCGGGGGCGACCCCACGGGGCCGATCATCCTGGCGTTTTCCATCGCCGGATGGGCGGGATACGCCCGCCTGGTGCGCGGCGACGTGCTGAGAACCCGGCAACTGGAATACGTGGACGCCGCCCGCAGCCTGGGCGCACGCGACTGGCGCCTGATCCTGAGGCACGTCATCCCCAACAGCCTGACCGGTGTGCTGACCATCGCCGTGCTGGACCTGGGCACCATTCCCCTCAGCGTCGCGGCCCTGTCCTTCCTGGGGCTGGGCTTCGAGAGCGGGTACGCCGAGTGGGGCCAGCTCGTCGAGTTCGCCCGGCCCTGGCTCAAGCCCGACTACTGGTACGTGCTGCTCTTCCCGGCGCTCTTCATCGTGACCTTCAGCCTCGCCTTCAATCTCTTCGGAGACGGCCTGCGCGACGCGCTGGACCCCAAGAGTCGCTGA
- a CDS encoding ABC transporter permease, which translates to MLNFIVRRLIQVPLVMLALSLLIVGLTQLLTPEQRAAGYIRSDQQAARLEAIIEERGLRDPFIVQYGKWLGSTLQGDLGFSRASGQDVVQTIRERLPNTVELTLLTALPILLLGIWLGTLSALNKDRLIDQILRVLTIIGYSLPTFVLGIVLLAVFYGYLGWLPGAGQVSILNQFALGDLKRYTGLLSLDAVLNGRWDIAWDVLQHMILPAATLTVVSVTTFVKVMRNSMLEALTSDYVRTARAKGLAERVVNNKHARRNALLSIVTLGGFLIINLLGGSLITEFIFGYPGVGLWMVDAGLRLDIPAVLGFALLSALIVVLVSTAVDILYGVVDPRVRFD; encoded by the coding sequence ATGCTCAATTTCATCGTTCGGCGGCTGATTCAGGTTCCCCTGGTCATGCTCGCGCTCTCCCTGCTGATTGTCGGGCTGACCCAGCTCCTGACGCCCGAGCAGCGCGCCGCCGGGTACATCCGCAGTGACCAGCAGGCCGCCCGCCTGGAGGCGATCATCGAGGAACGGGGCCTGCGCGACCCCTTTATCGTTCAATACGGCAAGTGGCTGGGCAGCACGCTCCAGGGCGACCTGGGCTTCTCGCGCGCCAGCGGCCAGGACGTGGTCCAGACGATTCGCGAGCGGCTCCCGAACACCGTCGAGCTGACGCTGCTCACCGCCCTGCCGATCCTGCTGCTGGGCATCTGGCTGGGTACCCTCAGCGCCCTGAACAAGGACCGGCTGATCGACCAGATTCTGCGCGTGCTGACCATCATCGGGTACAGCCTGCCCACCTTCGTGCTGGGCATCGTGCTGCTGGCCGTCTTTTACGGCTACCTGGGCTGGCTGCCGGGCGCCGGGCAGGTCAGCATCCTCAACCAGTTCGCGCTGGGGGACCTGAAACGCTACACCGGGCTGCTCAGCCTGGACGCCGTCCTGAATGGCCGCTGGGACATCGCCTGGGACGTCTTGCAGCACATGATCCTGCCCGCCGCGACCCTGACCGTGGTGAGCGTGACGACCTTCGTGAAGGTCATGCGCAACTCCATGCTGGAGGCGCTGACGAGCGACTACGTGCGGACGGCGCGGGCCAAGGGGCTGGCCGAGCGGGTGGTCAACAACAAGCACGCCCGCCGCAACGCGCTGCTGAGCATCGTGACGCTGGGCGGCTTCCTGATCATCAACCTGCTGGGCGGGTCGCTGATCACCGAGTTCATCTTCGGGTATCCGGGCGTGGGGCTGTGGATGGTGGACGCCGGGCTGCGGCTGGACATTCCCGCCGTGCTGGGCTTCGCGCTGCTCTCGGCGCTCATCGTGGTGCTGGTGAGTACGGCCGTGGACATTCTGTACGGGGTGGTTGACCCCCGCGTGAGGTTCGACTGA
- a CDS encoding ABC transporter substrate-binding protein produces MKKLAMLSTLLLAGAALAVAPKDTLVVQEASDIPTLDPGVTYDTASGAIVENIYETLVTYKGASLRDLEPLLATKLPTVTNGGKTYTFDLRKNVKFHTGNTMTCRDAEYSFERNLVTNSAESGNWFISESLLGTQANANDDKSITWAKIDKAVECNNAGQLVFTLPQVDPAFLAKLAYTGQSIVDSKHAISIGEWKGTEADWKNWVGKDLTDSNLNKQPSGTGAYRLVRRDANATLLQAFDGYWGKKPAIKNVVIQKVPEIAARQQAFLRGDADIIEGGGRSVDTEQIKGKPGVRWIDNLPNTSATAIFMNQKIQDPKLLGSGKLDGKGIPANFFSDVNVRRAFSYAFNYAQYIQDVQQGQGKQRTMLLPDSFPGYDPKVKTYKFDRKQAEAYFKRAWGGNVWKNGFTLTANYRAGSVGAQTMMEILKRNVEALNPKFKINIQPKQWSEMLADSKSGKEAMISIGWAPDYADPDNFMYTFYASDGFYSPRSNFKDASLDKWLKQARQTVNVAQRNRLYSLVGNRAYEQAYYMLVPAPVNYTFVRDNLQGVSAANYNPLISFSYTGTFWKELSKK; encoded by the coding sequence ATGAAGAAACTGGCGATGCTCAGCACCCTCCTTCTCGCTGGCGCGGCCCTTGCCGTTGCCCCCAAGGACACCCTTGTGGTGCAGGAGGCCAGCGATATCCCTACCCTGGACCCCGGCGTGACCTACGACACGGCGTCGGGCGCCATCGTGGAGAATATCTACGAGACGCTGGTGACCTACAAGGGCGCCAGCCTGCGCGACCTGGAGCCGCTGCTGGCGACCAAACTGCCCACGGTGACCAACGGCGGCAAGACCTACACCTTCGACCTGCGCAAGAACGTGAAGTTCCACACCGGCAACACGATGACCTGCCGCGACGCGGAGTACTCCTTCGAGCGCAACCTGGTGACGAACTCGGCCGAGTCGGGCAACTGGTTTATCAGCGAGTCGCTGCTGGGCACCCAGGCGAACGCCAACGACGACAAGTCCATCACCTGGGCCAAGATTGACAAGGCCGTCGAGTGCAACAACGCGGGCCAGCTCGTCTTCACGCTGCCCCAGGTGGACCCCGCCTTCCTCGCCAAGCTCGCGTACACCGGGCAGAGCATCGTGGACTCCAAGCACGCCATCTCGATCGGCGAGTGGAAGGGCACCGAGGCCGACTGGAAGAACTGGGTCGGCAAGGACCTGACGGACTCCAACCTGAACAAGCAGCCCAGCGGCACGGGTGCGTACCGTCTGGTGCGACGCGACGCCAACGCGACCCTGCTTCAGGCCTTTGACGGCTACTGGGGCAAGAAGCCCGCGATCAAGAACGTCGTGATCCAGAAGGTGCCGGAAATCGCCGCGCGCCAGCAGGCCTTCCTGCGCGGCGACGCCGACATCATCGAGGGCGGCGGGCGCAGCGTGGACACCGAGCAGATCAAGGGCAAGCCCGGCGTGCGCTGGATCGACAACCTGCCCAACACCTCCGCGACGGCGATCTTCATGAACCAGAAGATCCAGGACCCCAAGCTGCTGGGCAGCGGCAAGCTGGACGGCAAGGGTATTCCGGCGAACTTCTTCAGCGACGTGAATGTCCGCCGCGCCTTCAGCTACGCCTTCAACTACGCGCAGTACATCCAGGACGTGCAGCAGGGCCAGGGCAAGCAGCGCACCATGCTGCTGCCGGACTCCTTCCCCGGCTACGACCCCAAGGTGAAGACCTACAAGTTCGACCGCAAGCAGGCCGAGGCGTACTTTAAGCGCGCCTGGGGCGGCAACGTCTGGAAGAACGGCTTCACCCTGACCGCGAACTACCGCGCGGGCAGCGTCGGCGCCCAGACGATGATGGAGATCCTGAAGCGCAATGTCGAGGCGCTGAATCCCAAGTTCAAGATCAACATCCAGCCCAAGCAGTGGTCCGAGATGCTGGCCGACTCCAAGAGCGGCAAGGAGGCCATGATCTCGATCGGCTGGGCGCCCGACTACGCCGACCCCGACAACTTCATGTACACCTTCTACGCGTCGGACGGCTTCTACTCGCCGCGCAGCAACTTCAAGGACGCCTCGCTGGACAAGTGGCTCAAGCAGGCCCGCCAGACGGTCAACGTCGCGCAGCGCAACCGCCTGTACAGCCTGGTCGGCAACCGCGCCTACGAGCAGGCGTACTACATGCTGGTGCCCGCCCCCGTGAATTACACCTTCGTCCGCGACAACCTTCAGGGCGTCAGCGCGGCCAACTACAACCCGCTGATCTCCTTCTCCTACACCGGCACCTTCTGGAAGGAACTCAGCAAGAAGTAA
- a CDS encoding D-alanine--D-alanine ligase family protein, which yields MKKRILLLAGGQSGEHEVSLMSARSVLKALPRDQFDVTPVVISPQGRWLPPTDTQRALETGQAQRGGDLVLHRAASAEGYDVVFPLLHGPMGEDGTIQGLLTLAGIPFVGSGVLGSAVSMDKVMTKQVLASAGIPQVEWRLAVRREWQDRPQEVCARAGELGYPLFVKPANLGSSVGISKVSHPGELTRALDLAFSLDRRVILEAMTPHRPREVEVGILGNDAPVASPVGELRFDAEFYDYETKYTEGRATMFVPAPLPAEVAERVRSLALTAFRALDCAGLARVDFFYVEETGSLFLNEVNTMPGFTTTSMYPKLFEAAGLSYSDLVTRLVELALEKR from the coding sequence GTGAAGAAACGCATCCTGCTGCTGGCGGGCGGACAGTCCGGGGAACATGAGGTCAGCCTGATGAGTGCCCGCAGCGTCCTGAAGGCCCTGCCGCGCGACCAGTTCGACGTGACCCCCGTGGTCATCAGCCCCCAGGGCCGCTGGCTTCCCCCCACCGACACGCAGCGGGCACTGGAGACCGGCCAGGCCCAGCGCGGCGGCGACCTCGTGCTGCACCGCGCGGCGAGCGCCGAGGGCTACGACGTGGTCTTCCCGCTGCTGCACGGCCCCATGGGTGAGGACGGCACCATCCAGGGCCTGCTGACCTTGGCGGGCATCCCCTTTGTCGGCTCGGGGGTGCTGGGCTCGGCGGTCAGCATGGACAAGGTGATGACCAAGCAGGTCCTCGCCTCGGCCGGAATTCCGCAGGTCGAGTGGCGCCTCGCCGTGCGCCGCGAGTGGCAGGACCGCCCGCAGGAGGTGTGCGCCCGGGCGGGGGAGCTGGGCTACCCCCTCTTCGTGAAGCCCGCCAACCTGGGCTCCAGCGTGGGGATCAGCAAGGTTTCCCACCCGGGCGAGCTGACCCGGGCGCTCGACCTCGCCTTCAGCCTCGACCGCCGGGTGATCCTGGAGGCGATGACCCCTCACCGGCCGCGTGAGGTTGAGGTCGGCATCCTGGGGAACGACGCGCCGGTCGCCAGCCCCGTCGGCGAATTGCGCTTTGACGCCGAGTTCTACGACTACGAGACGAAGTACACCGAGGGCCGCGCGACCATGTTTGTCCCCGCGCCGCTGCCTGCTGAGGTGGCCGAGCGGGTGCGCTCCCTCGCCCTGACCGCCTTCCGGGCGCTCGACTGCGCCGGGCTGGCCCGGGTGGACTTCTTCTACGTCGAGGAGACGGGGAGCCTCTTCCTGAACGAGGTGAACACCATGCCCGGCTTCACCACGACCTCCATGTATCCCAAGCTCTTCGAGGCGGCGGGTCTGAGCTACAGCGACCTCGTGACCCGGCTGGTGGAACTGGCGCTGGAGAAGCGGTAG
- a CDS encoding N-acetylmuramoyl-L-alanine amidase family protein encodes MTNPQPHTPRLIVLDPGHGSTPGVLGYDPGCCDGPRTEAAANLEAALTLKSLLVGKGFRVVLTHDGNDGPKPDLSWRVSMAARLGAAAFVSLHYDMVFPDARHLSGVYYAPGEASKRLADALLPALRTCTGQWCNPSNSSRFNGLYIDSFPDAKPSVLIELDSLRHAPPAGTAGREARLALLRPIADVLAASIR; translated from the coding sequence ATGACGAACCCCCAGCCCCACACTCCCCGCCTCATCGTCCTCGACCCCGGCCATGGGAGTACGCCCGGCGTGCTGGGCTACGACCCCGGCTGCTGCGACGGCCCCCGCACCGAGGCCGCCGCCAACCTGGAGGCCGCGCTCACGCTCAAGAGCCTGCTCGTCGGCAAGGGGTTCCGGGTCGTGCTCACGCACGACGGCAACGACGGCCCGAAGCCGGACCTCTCCTGGCGAGTCAGCATGGCTGCTCGCCTGGGCGCGGCAGCGTTCGTGAGCCTGCACTACGACATGGTGTTCCCCGATGCCCGGCACCTCTCGGGCGTGTACTACGCGCCCGGCGAGGCGAGCAAACGGCTCGCGGACGCCCTGCTGCCCGCCCTGCGGACCTGCACGGGCCAGTGGTGCAACCCCAGCAACTCCAGCCGCTTCAACGGCCTCTACATCGACTCTTTTCCCGATGCCAAGCCCTCCGTCCTGATCGAGCTGGACTCCCTGCGGCACGCGCCCCCAGCGGGCACCGCCGGGCGGGAGGCGCGGCTGGCGTTGCTGCGCCCCATCGCGGACGTGCTGGCCGCGTCCATCCGTTAG
- a CDS encoding phage tail tape measure protein encodes MTLSGGGAGGAVDTAYVDVTVRHNGEQSMRELETEIEQGGTRAGEKGGSALKGAMGNALGALSGMALAAGTAVAGAVVAGMGAAVDIASQAAQGQREFQAQLGVTATEAEKLGEVAKRVFANNWGDSLADAQNGVLAVRQQLKGLSDDDLQRVTEGAYSISDTFGSELPEVANTVKSLMGDMGLSAQEALDFISRGFQNGLNGSDDFLDSIREYAPQFKEAGFSAQEMYSVFETGLKGGVLGTDKVADLVKEFRVRIQDGSKTTSDGLKQLGIDSDALAKKMATGQVSVADAFNLVIGKLKATKDQNTVMQAGVALLGTQFEDLGQKAVLAIDPAKRGMKDLEGATAQVNERYNTLGSVFQGVWRQVLLQLEPVGKELLDLANDAMPAIKEALSQVGPVASTVVRFLLDGFRQGREAVGSVAPVFQTVFGVLRSVAAQVLPYVMKALGDLKPVVQSLGPLFSAAFNLVAQLWKTVLQPALRDILPVVSSVFGAVAAAVRGAIGIVTGVINAVVALLRGDLPGAVRALEGAFEAGVKGAVAVFRNLGAGVLNIIRAVAPQMYDAAKQVVAGLLRGIEQGAGQVVQAARNLAGNVIDGIKARLRIQSPSKETYILGEHAVTGFANGIEKTTPRVQSAVAGLTATVLSETEKAQQALEKSISWDAWVKGLRSATQAQLQHAQAQARSAGDADRYNAVTAELTRRQDAAAAATQRATEAAQRLRQELADNRAQIAQGEAMERYLQGLRSATPEQLAHALATARAAGDIDHYNAIKSEQARRTDAATAASDRATEAARREAGQLAQNRQSIADTKAEEAWRQSLAGLTDAQIAQGIAAAEAAGNVGHWNDLVAEQRRRADEAAQSVSDLVDQEIRLSNARYQNTQGATDSAYRLSYGAGDEGLIRSLAGVTGRTIAQVRDDVEGALAQVKGFSSETAGIIERVWSEALAHRREVGAAERADAEATAQADQRAYGETKQFILDTLSTQSDAGLLRLYDEAHARRDVEVMTAVTAEIARRTEELNARILASDQDTSRARTQAIAEIYRADQEAADDAAITVDSLTGQIAELIAQGRDPTKSGFVDWLDELIQKGGLAGEAAAYVKANLDNLIQTAKFNAHVSEPLGDPSDARPTRAAPEVVTPSEARPTPAAPMTPSLARGSQAPLTQEQLDWQASVRAKQALDAYRESLRGATGEELERARVTTLASGQQDLYNAVLDESARRARATADTHKAWADNLDRLAQGEWVAGLKQLSDSELQAALEAARASENVAQFNSVLAEIKDRQVNVTLNVMGMETGLKKLDFFKSALQGVVDLISKTFEELVSGAEVTASGVVKSMAIMALGIVKQVAIAVAAYAAQMIAQALVESTVPVIGWGKAAATLAVAAAIAGIAAGLQARLSQQASEASRASSAAASFSSGTPGSAGGPDNSSVTIPTSQVTVIAAPEWVAQMGNHIDRMGAYITRLVTEGIHVQIDAPQGSPGAGRSLGWDLGTGRL; translated from the coding sequence ATGACGTTGAGCGGCGGCGGGGCGGGCGGGGCGGTGGACACCGCCTATGTGGACGTGACGGTGCGCCACAACGGCGAGCAGTCCATGCGCGAGCTGGAGACCGAGATCGAGCAGGGCGGCACCCGGGCCGGGGAGAAGGGTGGCTCCGCGCTGAAGGGGGCGATGGGCAACGCCCTGGGCGCCCTCTCCGGGATGGCCCTCGCCGCGGGGACCGCCGTGGCGGGCGCGGTCGTGGCCGGGATGGGTGCCGCCGTGGACATCGCCTCGCAGGCCGCGCAGGGTCAGCGCGAGTTCCAGGCCCAGCTCGGCGTGACCGCCACCGAGGCCGAGAAGCTCGGCGAGGTCGCCAAGCGGGTGTTCGCCAACAACTGGGGCGACAGCCTCGCCGACGCCCAAAACGGCGTGCTCGCCGTGCGCCAGCAGCTCAAGGGCCTCTCGGACGATGACCTCCAGCGGGTGACCGAGGGCGCCTACTCCATCAGCGACACCTTCGGGAGCGAGCTGCCCGAGGTCGCCAACACGGTCAAGAGCCTGATGGGCGACATGGGCCTCTCGGCCCAGGAGGCACTGGACTTCATCTCCCGCGGCTTCCAGAACGGCCTGAACGGGTCGGACGACTTCCTGGATTCCATCCGCGAGTACGCCCCCCAGTTCAAGGAAGCCGGGTTCAGCGCCCAGGAGATGTACTCGGTCTTCGAGACGGGCCTGAAGGGCGGTGTGCTGGGCACCGACAAGGTGGCCGACCTGGTCAAGGAATTCCGGGTTCGCATCCAGGACGGCAGCAAGACCACGTCGGACGGGCTGAAGCAGCTCGGCATCGACTCGGACGCCCTCGCCAAAAAAATGGCGACCGGGCAGGTCAGCGTGGCCGACGCTTTCAACCTGGTCATCGGGAAGCTGAAGGCGACGAAGGACCAGAACACCGTCATGCAAGCGGGTGTGGCGCTGCTGGGCACCCAGTTCGAGGACCTGGGCCAGAAGGCCGTGCTCGCCATCGACCCGGCGAAGCGCGGCATGAAGGACCTGGAGGGCGCGACTGCCCAGGTGAACGAGCGGTACAACACCCTGGGCTCGGTGTTCCAGGGGGTGTGGCGCCAAGTGCTCCTGCAACTGGAGCCGGTCGGCAAGGAACTCCTCGATCTGGCAAACGACGCGATGCCCGCCATCAAAGAGGCGCTCTCGCAGGTGGGGCCCGTCGCCTCGACCGTGGTGCGCTTCCTGCTCGACGGGTTCCGGCAGGGGCGGGAGGCCGTGGGCAGCGTGGCGCCCGTGTTCCAGACGGTGTTCGGCGTCCTGCGCTCGGTGGCCGCCCAGGTGCTGCCCTACGTGATGAAGGCGCTGGGGGACCTCAAGCCCGTTGTGCAGTCGCTCGGGCCGCTGTTCTCCGCCGCATTCAACCTGGTCGCCCAGCTCTGGAAGACGGTGTTGCAACCGGCCCTGCGGGACATCCTGCCCGTCGTCTCCAGCGTGTTCGGGGCAGTCGCGGCGGCCGTGCGCGGGGCCATCGGCATCGTAACGGGAGTCATCAACGCGGTCGTGGCCCTGCTGCGGGGTGATCTTCCCGGCGCGGTGCGGGCGCTCGAAGGGGCGTTCGAGGCGGGGGTCAAGGGCGCCGTCGCGGTGTTCCGCAACCTGGGCGCGGGTGTGCTGAACATCATCCGCGCCGTCGCGCCTCAGATGTACGACGCCGCGAAACAGGTCGTCGCCGGGCTGCTGCGGGGCATCGAGCAGGGGGCGGGCCAGGTCGTGCAGGCGGCCCGCAACCTGGCGGGTAACGTGATCGACGGGATCAAGGCGCGGCTCCGCATCCAGTCGCCCTCGAAGGAGACCTACATCCTGGGCGAGCACGCCGTCACCGGCTTCGCCAACGGGATCGAGAAGACGACCCCCAGGGTGCAGTCGGCCGTCGCGGGACTCACCGCGACCGTCCTTTCGGAGACCGAGAAGGCCCAGCAGGCGCTGGAGAAGAGCATCTCCTGGGACGCCTGGGTGAAGGGGCTGCGCTCCGCGACCCAGGCCCAGCTCCAGCACGCCCAGGCGCAGGCCCGGAGTGCCGGGGACGCCGACCGCTATAACGCGGTCACCGCCGAGCTGACCCGCAGGCAGGACGCGGCAGCGGCGGCGACCCAGCGGGCGACCGAGGCGGCCCAGCGGCTGCGGCAGGAACTCGCTGACAACCGCGCCCAGATTGCCCAAGGCGAGGCGATGGAGCGCTACCTGCAGGGGTTGCGTTCGGCGACCCCCGAGCAGCTCGCCCACGCGCTGGCGACGGCCCGGGCGGCGGGGGACATCGACCACTACAACGCGATCAAGAGCGAGCAGGCCCGGCGCACCGACGCGGCGACGGCGGCGAGTGACCGCGCCACCGAGGCCGCGCGGCGCGAGGCCGGCCAGCTCGCGCAAAACCGTCAATCCATCGCCGACACGAAGGCCGAGGAGGCATGGCGCCAGAGCCTCGCCGGGCTGACCGATGCCCAGATTGCCCAGGGGATCGCGGCGGCCGAGGCGGCGGGCAACGTGGGGCACTGGAACGATCTCGTCGCCGAGCAGCGGCGCCGGGCCGACGAGGCGGCCCAGTCGGTGAGCGACCTGGTCGATCAGGAAATCCGGCTGTCGAATGCCCGCTACCAGAACACCCAGGGGGCCACCGACAGCGCCTACCGCCTCTCCTACGGCGCCGGGGACGAGGGGCTGATTCGCAGCCTGGCGGGGGTGACGGGGCGGACCATCGCGCAGGTCCGCGACGACGTGGAGGGCGCCCTGGCCCAGGTGAAGGGGTTCAGCTCGGAGACGGCGGGCATCATCGAGCGCGTGTGGTCGGAGGCCCTGGCCCACCGCCGCGAGGTGGGGGCGGCGGAGCGGGCCGACGCAGAGGCGACCGCCCAGGCCGACCAGCGGGCCTACGGCGAGACGAAACAGTTCATCCTGGACACGCTCTCGACGCAATCGGATGCGGGACTGCTGCGGCTCTACGACGAGGCCCACGCGCGGCGCGATGTCGAGGTGATGACCGCGGTGACGGCGGAGATCGCCCGGCGCACCGAGGAGCTGAACGCCCGCATCCTCGCCAGCGATCAGGACACCAGCCGCGCCCGTACCCAGGCCATCGCCGAGATTTACCGCGCCGATCAGGAGGCAGCCGACGATGCGGCGATCACGGTGGATTCCCTCACCGGGCAGATCGCCGAGCTGATCGCCCAGGGGCGCGACCCCACGAAGAGCGGGTTCGTCGACTGGCTCGACGAACTCATCCAGAAGGGGGGGCTGGCGGGCGAGGCGGCGGCCTACGTCAAGGCCAACCTCGACAACCTCATCCAGACGGCGAAATTCAACGCGCACGTCTCCGAGCCCCTGGGCGACCCCTCAGACGCCCGCCCCACCCGGGCGGCGCCGGAGGTCGTCACGCCGTCGGAGGCACGGCCCACCCCCGCGGCCCCGATGACCCCCTCCCTCGCTCGGGGCAGTCAGGCCCCGCTGACCCAGGAGCAACTGGACTGGCAGGCGAGCGTCCGGGCGAAACAGGCGCTCGACGCCTACCGCGAGAGCCTGAGGGGGGCAACCGGCGAGGAGCTGGAGCGGGCGCGGGTGACGACGCTCGCCAGCGGGCAGCAGGACCTCTACAACGCCGTACTGGACGAGAGCGCCCGCCGGGCGAGGGCGACGGCCGACACCCACAAGGCGTGGGCCGACAACCTCGACCGCCTCGCCCAGGGCGAGTGGGTCGCCGGGCTCAAGCAGCTCAGCGACAGCGAGTTGCAGGCCGCGCTGGAGGCGGCCCGCGCTTCCGAAAACGTCGCCCAGTTCAACTCCGTGCTGGCCGAGATCAAGGACCGCCAGGTCAACGTCACCCTCAACGTGATGGGGATGGAGACCGGGCTGAAGAAGCTCGACTTCTTCAAGTCCGCGCTCCAGGGCGTCGTGGACCTCATCAGCAAAACCTTCGAGGAACTCGTCAGCGGCGCCGAGGTCACCGCGAGCGGCGTGGTCAAGAGCATGGCGATCATGGCCCTCGGCATCGTCAAGCAAGTGGCGATTGCGGTCGCCGCCTACGCCGCGCAGATGATCGCCCAGGCGCTCGTCGAGAGCACCGTGCCGGTGATCGGTTGGGGCAAGGCGGCGGCCACCCTCGCGGTCGCGGCGGCCATCGCGGGCATCGCGGCGGGGCTCCAGGCCCGGCTGTCCCAGCAGGCGAGCGAAGCGAGCAGGGCCAGCTCGGCGGCGGCCTCCTTCAGCAGCGGCACGCCGGGCAGTGCGGGTGGCCCCGACAACAGCAGCGTGACGATCCCCACTTCGCAGGTGACCGTGATCGCCGCGCCCGAGTGGGTCGCGCAGATGGGCAACCACATCGACCGCATGGGGGCGTACATCACGCGCCTCGTCACGGAGGGCATTCATGTTCAGATCGACGCTCCGCAGGGCAGCCCTGGCGCTGGTCGCAGCCTCGGCTGGGACCTGGGCACTGGTCGCCTGTAA
- a CDS encoding DUF3168 domain-containing protein, protein MKTRDQLKAALEALKGLEGATVVLRGKKAPPEAARLVVLDHIVSTPIGTYEADSDQVVVQVGAYAEAYDGALALAEEAHALLDAAGFLRQSDRPAPFDPGDAQRGVLTDYTR, encoded by the coding sequence GTGAAAACGAGAGATCAACTCAAGGCGGCGCTGGAGGCGCTGAAGGGGCTGGAGGGGGCGACCGTCGTGCTGCGCGGCAAGAAGGCGCCACCCGAGGCGGCGCGGCTCGTGGTCCTGGACCACATCGTCAGCACGCCCATCGGCACCTACGAGGCCGACAGCGACCAGGTCGTCGTGCAGGTGGGCGCCTACGCCGAAGCCTACGACGGCGCCCTCGCCCTCGCCGAGGAGGCCCACGCCTTGCTCGACGCGGCGGGCTTCCTCCGGCAATCCGACCGCCCCGCCCCCTTCGACCCGGGAGACGCCCAGCGCGGTGTTCTCACTGACTACACGAGGTAA
- a CDS encoding HK97 gp10 family phage protein — MNLPNTRRLVLQVAEQAVAQAAQRLRNEVVEELSRPGSGRTYGRHVASAPGDPPAVDTGRLRQSMTALQIKRGHWRVGTNVEYAIYLEFGTRRIAPRPFFRPAVARLRR, encoded by the coding sequence ATGAACCTGCCGAACACCCGCCGCCTGGTGCTCCAGGTCGCCGAGCAGGCCGTCGCCCAGGCGGCCCAGCGGCTCCGCAACGAGGTGGTCGAGGAGCTGTCGCGTCCGGGCAGCGGCCGGACGTATGGCCGCCACGTCGCCAGCGCCCCCGGCGACCCGCCCGCCGTAGACACCGGCCGCCTGCGGCAGAGCATGACCGCTCTCCAGATCAAGCGCGGGCACTGGCGGGTGGGCACGAATGTCGAGTACGCGATCTACCTGGAGTTCGGGACGCGGCGAATCGCCCCGCGCCCCTTCTTCCGGCCCGCCGTCGCCCGGCTGAGGAGATGA